TTCCTTTTGTCCATCCAGGCGAGAATGAGCCACTTGATGAGGAAGGTGGCGAGAGAGAGGATGGGCCATTTCATTGCGGGCCAGATATCGGCAATGCCGATGAATAGATGGTTGGCGATGGAGTTGAAGTTGACAAGAGACTGGGCCAGGTAGATGAAGAGGGCGTTCATGCCGACGACTTTGAAGGGGTAGGCTAGTTTGTGCCATTTCAGGATGTCGAAGAGGAAATAGGCTGTGGCGAAGGCAAGAAGGCTCCAGCCGCTGGCGATTAGGTCGAAGCTGGAAGACCAGATGGATTTGATCGCCGGGTAGAAGCTCCAATGCATGGCGTAACCGGCGATCAGGCAGACGGCTCCGGCTCCGAGGAGGCTCCATGCTTTCTTACCGGGCTTTGCTGAGGAGTTGACCAGGAAGTTGCCTACGAGGTAGCCACCCAGGGCTACGGCGATGGCGGAGACAATGCACAGGATGCCTTCGGGATCCATGACTCCGCCGTGGAGGGAGCCGGGAAGAATAGCCCGGTCGATGATGGCGTTGATGCTTCCTTCGCGGTCAAGGGTGCCTATGTTGAGTTGGAGGCAACCGATGAGGACGAGGATGCCGGCGAGAATGCCTGCAAGCCACGGTATTTTTTTCACCCACAGGGCAAGGAGTCCGGCGCATGCTCCGGCAATGCCGATGAGGCCGAGGACGGAGGCAAATCTCCAGTCTGAACAGGGAAGTTCAAGAGGACCGTTGACGATGATGCCGAGACAGGCCAGGATGAGGGCACGTTTGATGAGGTGCCATGAGGCCTTTTTTCGCGAGGCTCCGTTTTGGTGCATTTTCCGGATGGAGAAGGCCATGGAGATGCCGGATATGAATAGGAATAGTGGGAAAATCAGGTCGTAGGCATGGATACCCTCCCAGTGGCAGTGCCGGAATTGCGTAGCCAATGTAGTCATGGCGGAGGCTCCGTGAAAAACGGGGGCCAATGCGTGCACAATGGCGTCCAGACCGATGATGCACATCATGTCGAGTCCGCGTAAGGCATCTAGTGAAAGAAGACGTTGTTGACTGGATGTCTGTTGCGTATTTTTGTCGTTCATGCCGGCGTGGAGTTTTCTATCGGAGAGCGGAATAGAGGAGGACATCGTGTGTAATGTCCTAGGGGAGGGTGATGGAGTGAGGGATTCCTTCCTTCCTGGTTTGATCGTAGAGACTGGTACCGTTCATATCTGAAACAAGAACTCGGATGCCGTCCTTGGTGCGTTCCAGAGCGATATTGAAGGATGAGCCGAAGGCTTTGATGTTGCTCAATGCAGCTTTATTCCAGGTTTTGGGCAGGCGAGGCAGGGAGGAGAAACTCCGGAATCCTGTCGGAGTTATGCCGAAGAGTCCTTCCGTAAAGATACGGCAGTAGAGGCCGCTTTCCGCGGAGAGGTGGCTTTGGTTGGCTTCCGGCCAAGCCTCAATGGCGTAGGGAACGTGTTTACCGAGAAGTCGTTCGCGCGAATAGTCGAGGAGTTTGGGCAGAGCCCGATCCTGTAGGCCGACGGCGAAAATCCCTCGGAACGCGTATAGGGCGGAGCGATCCCAGTAGGTTGTGGTGCCGGAGGCGGTCAGCATGCCGTTGCCGAACCAGAGGCGCGGGGAGAAGAGGGCATCGACAGTTGCCTCGGCTCTGTCATCCATGCCGATGACGAGAGGCATGCAGATCCAACTTCGTAGAACATCGTTTGTCTCGTAGTATTTGTAGGTTGCAAATCCTTCTACGGTATCTTCAAAGTATTTTTTGATGGCTTGTTTGAGTTCGGCTGCTTCCCGGTTGTATTCTTCCGGTTTGGGAGAGGATGGGGCGATGGCTTTCCAAAGGTTGGCTGCGGTGATGAGGGCGTCGTAGTAGAGGATATTGGTGCAAAGGTTGGCCTTGCCGCTGGGAAAACGGCCTTCCAGTTCGTCGCTGTCGGAAGTAACGACTCCTTCCGGTGTTTTATGGCGGCGGCAGTATTCCAGGCTCCAGTCGATTAGGGGGAGGAGTTCCTTCCCCCAGCCTTTGTTGCCGGAAGCCAGGGCGAACCTGGACGCTCCATAGGCGAGCATAGCCTGGTCTCCACGGTCTCCGGCTCCGTTCCAAGTGCCGTCTCCCTCGGCGATGATGGAGGAGGGAATGCTTTTGAATTCCGGATTCATGTATTGAGCGAACATGCGGTAGCACGTCATGGCGCTTTCATTGCCTAGCATATTGCCCAGAAAGGGGAAGAACGGGTTGACGTATTCCGCTTGATCGTTGGTCCAGATGGCGGCCAGAAATTTGTTATATCCTCCGGGACCGTGCATGAGGCCGCCGCGTGTGCTGAAGATACTCTCCGTGGCACGGATTTTGGCAAATTGAAACATGCCGTCAAGGATGGGTTCCGGAGTCTTGAGGACGAGGGATTTTCTCATTTCATCCAGGAAAGCGCGGCGGGCGGCCAGTTCCGATTCGGGATTGTCGCAGTAGGGGGCTTCTTCTGCCAGTCGTGCCGCCCGAACCAGTGTGTAGATGCGTTTCCCTCCGGGCGCCAGAGTGAACTCTCCTTCTCCCAGGAGGGATTCTTCAACTTTGTAAATGCCGCGTGTTCCCGGTTGACTGTCCTGGGATTTACGCCAGGCAGGGATGCTGAGGAGGATGTTGCGGTTGGTCGTGTTACGCAATTCGATGATCTCAATGACGGCGGGAGCGGAAGAAGCGGGGAGAATTGTGCGTGTCGAAGCAATACCTTCCGGATGGCTGGATGTGACGGAAAAGATACCGTCGATACGCGTTTGGCTGACTTTGCCGGGACTGAGTGTTTTGCCGTCAATGAGCGGACGCGCCTCCGGAGCTTCCTTGAATCGCATATTGAAGGAAGCATGCGTGTTGTTGGGAATGGTTCGGAGCATAGGCCAGCGGATCCATTGAACGGAATTGAACGAACCGTCTTCTCCGACAGACCATTCCAGAATGAGATCGACAGACCTGCCGGACATGGCAAAGTGGTCTTTTCGACCGGGTTCCGGTGCGAGGCTTATAGAGTCTCCGTCGAGCGTCCACTGGGAAGGAGCGGATTCTGCCTGTGCCGGAAGCAAAAGGGTGCAAGAGGTGATGATGGCAAGGACGGATGGGAAAAATTTCATAGTTACGGCGGGGTTCCAGAGAAGGGTAAAATGTAAGTAATAATACGTACATTCACCGTGGTACCTTGCAAGATACCGTAACTTTATACGGGTAATTTTTTAAAGGAAGTTTACCGGCTTGCGATATATTCCGGATGGCGTTTCAGCCATATGGCTGCATAGGAACAGGAACCGTAGGGAAGAAGTCCTTGATCCAGGGCATAGTCGTATGCCGCTTTAACGAGGTCGGCGGCGATGCCCCTGCCTTCCAGGGGGGGAGGAACC
This is a stretch of genomic DNA from Akkermansia sp. N21116. It encodes these proteins:
- a CDS encoding DUF5009 domain-containing protein; its protein translation is MSSSIPLSDRKLHAGMNDKNTQQTSSQQRLLSLDALRGLDMMCIIGLDAIVHALAPVFHGASAMTTLATQFRHCHWEGIHAYDLIFPLFLFISGISMAFSIRKMHQNGASRKKASWHLIKRALILACLGIIVNGPLELPCSDWRFASVLGLIGIAGACAGLLALWVKKIPWLAGILAGILVLIGCLQLNIGTLDREGSINAIIDRAILPGSLHGGVMDPEGILCIVSAIAVALGGYLVGNFLVNSSAKPGKKAWSLLGAGAVCLIAGYAMHWSFYPAIKSIWSSSFDLIASGWSLLAFATAYFLFDILKWHKLAYPFKVVGMNALFIYLAQSLVNFNSIANHLFIGIADIWPAMKWPILSLATFLIKWLILAWMDKRKIYIKI
- a CDS encoding GNAT family N-acetyltransferase, whose amino-acid sequence is MNTDIIHIPSRHRFELHQEDTTAFVEYEIGHGYLDIVHTLVPPPLEGRGIAADLVKAAYDYALDQGLLPYGSCSYAAIWLKRHPEYIASR